In Monodelphis domestica isolate mMonDom1 chromosome 3, mMonDom1.pri, whole genome shotgun sequence, the following proteins share a genomic window:
- the LOC103105264 gene encoding zinc finger protein 420-like isoform X2, whose amino-acid sequence MALERDRLAAQVTFKDVAVDFTREEWRLLSPPQKELYKEVMLENTWNLLSVGLLAPPEDVISSLEQREAPWMLGQEGLRSCCPEGEIRPELEANPSEMSPFVEEMEQRFMSDGPNKFAFREFCVAPQKLSHIEHQRMHTEEKSSVISECRKTFMHRASLARQQRIHTKERTYECKECEKTFSRSSSLVEHQRIHTGEKPYKCSHCGKTFSQRSTCAVHQRIHTGERPYECNQCGKAFSCRSALAVHQRIHTGEKPYECNQCGKTFSRSDRLAVHQRTHTGEKPYECNQCEKTFNRNSSLAIHQRIHTAEKPYECKQCGKTFRQSCILAAHQRIHTGEKPYECNQCGKKFNRNSSLAIHQRIHTGEKPYECKQCGKTFRESSALTVHQRIHNGQKPHECKQCGKTFTNNSNLSVHQRIHTGEKPYECKQCEMTFRQSSSLVAHQRIHTGEKPYECNQCAKTFRKSSSLVAHQRIHTGEKLYECMQCSKTFRKSSSLSVHQRIHTGEKPYECKQCEMTFRQSSNLAIHQRIHTGEKPYECKQCGKTFRQSSILAAHQRIHTREKPYECKQCEMTFRESSSLAIHQRIHTGEKPYECKQCGKKFRQRSTLAAHQRIHTGEKPYECNQCGKIFSHSSSLIAHQRIHTGEKPYECMQCSKTFRKSSSLTAHQRIHTREKPYECKQCEMKFRQSSNLTIHQMIHTGEKPL is encoded by the exons ATGGCCTTGGAGAGGGACAGACTTGCAGCCCAG GTGACCTttaaggatgtggctgtggacttcacaagagaggagtggcgcctcttgtccccaccccagaaggagctgtacaaggaggtgatgctggagaatacctggaacctgctctctgtgg GGCTTCTAGCTCCCCCAGAAGACGTGATCTCTTCTTTGGAGCAGAGGGAAGCCCCGTGGATGCTGGGGCAAGAAGGTTTGAGGAGCTGCTGCCCTG aaggAGAGATTAGACCTGAATTGGAGGCGAATCCATCAGAGATGAgcccttttgtggaagaaatggaACAAAGATTCATGAGTGATGGTCCCAATAAGTTTGCTTTCAGAGAATTCTGTGTTGCACCTCAAAAACTATCTCAtattgaacatcaaagaatgcACACTGAGGAAAAATCTAGTGTAATTAGTGAGTGTCGAAAAACTTTTATGCACAGGGCCAGTCTTGCTAGACAACAGAGAATCCACACTAAAGAGAGAACCTATGAATGCAAGGAATGTGAaaagacattcagtcggagcTCCAGTCTTgttgaacatcagagaatccacactggagagaaaccttataaatgcagtcattgtggaaagacattcagccAGAGATCCACTtgtgctgtacatcagagaatccatactggagagagacCTTATGAGTGCAAccagtgtggaaaggcattcagttgTAGATCTgctcttgctgtacatcagagaatccacacaggggagaaaccttatgaatgcaaccagTGTGGAAAAACATTCAGTCGTAGTGACAgacttgctgtacatcagagaactcacactggtgagaaaccttatgaatgcaaccagTGTGAAAAGACATTCAATCGGAACTCCAGTCTTgccatacatcagagaatccacactgctGAAaagccttatgaatgcaagcagtgtggaaagacattcagacaGAGCTGCattcttgctgcacatcagagaatccacactggtgagaaaccatatgaatgcaaccagtgtggaaagaaatttaatcGGAACTCCAGTCTTGCCATacaccaaagaattcatactggggagaaaccttatgaatgcaagcagtgtggaaagacatttagaGAGAGTTCCgctcttactgtacatcagagaattcacaatGGGCagaaacctcatgaatgtaagcagtgtggaaaaACATTCACAAATAACTCCAATCTTTCtgtacatcaaagaatccacactggggagaaaccttatgaatgcaagcagtgtgaaATGACATTCAGACAGAGCTCTAGTCttgttgcacatcagagaatccacactggggagaaaccttatgaatgcaaccagTGTGCAAAGACATTCAGAAAGAGCTCCAGTCTTGTTgcccatcagagaatccacactggggagaaactttatgaatgcaTGCAGTGTTCAAAGACATTCAGAAAGAGCTCCAGTCTTTCtgtacatcaaagaatccacactggggagaaaccttatgaatgcaagcagtgtgaaATGACATTCAGACAGAGCTCCAATCTTGCCATACATCAGAGGATCCACACTGgtgagaagccttatgaatgtaagcagtgtggaaagacattcagacaGAGCTCCattcttgctgcacatcagagaatccacactagggagaaaccttatgaatgcaagcagtgtgaaATGACATTCAGAGAAAGCTCCAGTCTTgccatacatcagagaatccacactggggagaaaccctatgaatgcaagcagtgtggaaagaaaTTCAGACAGCGCTCTactcttgctgcacatcagagaatccacactggggagaaaccttatgaatgcaaccagTGTGGAAAGATATTCAGTCATAGCTCCAGTCTcattgcacatcagagaatccacactggggagaaaccttatgaatgcatgCAGTGTTCAAAGACATTTAGAAAGAGCTCCAGTCttactgcacatcagagaatccacactagggagaaaccttatgaatgcaagcagtgtgaaATGAAATTCAGACAGAGCTCCAATCTTACCATACACCAGATGATCCACACTGGTGAGAAGCCtttatga
- the LOC103105264 gene encoding zinc finger protein 420-like isoform X1 yields the protein MALERDRLAAQVTFKDVAVDFTREEWRLLSPPQKELYKEVMLENTWNLLSVGLLAPPEDVISSLEQREAPWMLGQEGLRSCCPGEREGEIRPELEANPSEMSPFVEEMEQRFMSDGPNKFAFREFCVAPQKLSHIEHQRMHTEEKSSVISECRKTFMHRASLARQQRIHTKERTYECKECEKTFSRSSSLVEHQRIHTGEKPYKCSHCGKTFSQRSTCAVHQRIHTGERPYECNQCGKAFSCRSALAVHQRIHTGEKPYECNQCGKTFSRSDRLAVHQRTHTGEKPYECNQCEKTFNRNSSLAIHQRIHTAEKPYECKQCGKTFRQSCILAAHQRIHTGEKPYECNQCGKKFNRNSSLAIHQRIHTGEKPYECKQCGKTFRESSALTVHQRIHNGQKPHECKQCGKTFTNNSNLSVHQRIHTGEKPYECKQCEMTFRQSSSLVAHQRIHTGEKPYECNQCAKTFRKSSSLVAHQRIHTGEKLYECMQCSKTFRKSSSLSVHQRIHTGEKPYECKQCEMTFRQSSNLAIHQRIHTGEKPYECKQCGKTFRQSSILAAHQRIHTREKPYECKQCEMTFRESSSLAIHQRIHTGEKPYECKQCGKKFRQRSTLAAHQRIHTGEKPYECNQCGKIFSHSSSLIAHQRIHTGEKPYECMQCSKTFRKSSSLTAHQRIHTREKPYECKQCEMKFRQSSNLTIHQMIHTGEKPL from the exons ATGGCCTTGGAGAGGGACAGACTTGCAGCCCAG GTGACCTttaaggatgtggctgtggacttcacaagagaggagtggcgcctcttgtccccaccccagaaggagctgtacaaggaggtgatgctggagaatacctggaacctgctctctgtgg GGCTTCTAGCTCCCCCAGAAGACGTGATCTCTTCTTTGGAGCAGAGGGAAGCCCCGTGGATGCTGGGGCAAGAAGGTTTGAGGAGCTGCTGCCCTGGTGAGAGAG aaggAGAGATTAGACCTGAATTGGAGGCGAATCCATCAGAGATGAgcccttttgtggaagaaatggaACAAAGATTCATGAGTGATGGTCCCAATAAGTTTGCTTTCAGAGAATTCTGTGTTGCACCTCAAAAACTATCTCAtattgaacatcaaagaatgcACACTGAGGAAAAATCTAGTGTAATTAGTGAGTGTCGAAAAACTTTTATGCACAGGGCCAGTCTTGCTAGACAACAGAGAATCCACACTAAAGAGAGAACCTATGAATGCAAGGAATGTGAaaagacattcagtcggagcTCCAGTCTTgttgaacatcagagaatccacactggagagaaaccttataaatgcagtcattgtggaaagacattcagccAGAGATCCACTtgtgctgtacatcagagaatccatactggagagagacCTTATGAGTGCAAccagtgtggaaaggcattcagttgTAGATCTgctcttgctgtacatcagagaatccacacaggggagaaaccttatgaatgcaaccagTGTGGAAAAACATTCAGTCGTAGTGACAgacttgctgtacatcagagaactcacactggtgagaaaccttatgaatgcaaccagTGTGAAAAGACATTCAATCGGAACTCCAGTCTTgccatacatcagagaatccacactgctGAAaagccttatgaatgcaagcagtgtggaaagacattcagacaGAGCTGCattcttgctgcacatcagagaatccacactggtgagaaaccatatgaatgcaaccagtgtggaaagaaatttaatcGGAACTCCAGTCTTGCCATacaccaaagaattcatactggggagaaaccttatgaatgcaagcagtgtggaaagacatttagaGAGAGTTCCgctcttactgtacatcagagaattcacaatGGGCagaaacctcatgaatgtaagcagtgtggaaaaACATTCACAAATAACTCCAATCTTTCtgtacatcaaagaatccacactggggagaaaccttatgaatgcaagcagtgtgaaATGACATTCAGACAGAGCTCTAGTCttgttgcacatcagagaatccacactggggagaaaccttatgaatgcaaccagTGTGCAAAGACATTCAGAAAGAGCTCCAGTCTTGTTgcccatcagagaatccacactggggagaaactttatgaatgcaTGCAGTGTTCAAAGACATTCAGAAAGAGCTCCAGTCTTTCtgtacatcaaagaatccacactggggagaaaccttatgaatgcaagcagtgtgaaATGACATTCAGACAGAGCTCCAATCTTGCCATACATCAGAGGATCCACACTGgtgagaagccttatgaatgtaagcagtgtggaaagacattcagacaGAGCTCCattcttgctgcacatcagagaatccacactagggagaaaccttatgaatgcaagcagtgtgaaATGACATTCAGAGAAAGCTCCAGTCTTgccatacatcagagaatccacactggggagaaaccctatgaatgcaagcagtgtggaaagaaaTTCAGACAGCGCTCTactcttgctgcacatcagagaatccacactggggagaaaccttatgaatgcaaccagTGTGGAAAGATATTCAGTCATAGCTCCAGTCTcattgcacatcagagaatccacactggggagaaaccttatgaatgcatgCAGTGTTCAAAGACATTTAGAAAGAGCTCCAGTCttactgcacatcagagaatccacactagggagaaaccttatgaatgcaagcagtgtgaaATGAAATTCAGACAGAGCTCCAATCTTACCATACACCAGATGATCCACACTGGTGAGAAGCCtttatga